In Candidatus Liberibacter africanus PTSAPSY, the genomic stretch AACGCGTACATCCATGCGAGAAAAGGCTATGCCTGAAGAAGATCCAAATACTATCCAACATCCACAAAAGGTTGCAAAAATAATATCATGGTTATGTTCCATGCAAATAGTTGAAACAGGAAAATTATTTTCCATTCCCAAAAACCGTTTTGTAAACTATACTATGCCCGAGTAAAACATACCAATAAATAACGAAAGATAATCGTTATTTGAGCATATGAATATAAAGAAATATTCTCCTGATTCTGCTCTTTCTGCACTTAAATATAGTGAGCAATAAAACTTATATTAATGATATTTTATTCGGTGATAAAAATGATAAATAAAGTCAATCTTTATCTTTCATAAGACAAAAGCAATGTCGTTGATTGTGAAGAATACGAAAAGGATTCAATAAACAAATAAAATTTGACAATGTTTTGTAATAACAGAGTCAGTGGATAAAAAATATCCCATTCCACGATACCAGCAATTTATGTGTCGTGAACTGAAAATATTAGTCACAATAGCAGCTCTCTCGCACCTATTGTTTATAAAAAATAAGCTTGCAAACGTATCCAAACCAAATGAAATATCAATTTCATACGGAATATTGAAAAAAAATATTGCTGTAAGACTCATTATATAAAAGTATTAGTTCTAAAAAATATAACCATAAATATTATAATAAGATAACATTACTTCTAATTATATGATCTGATTAAAATATATTGTTATTTTCTTTACATTAAAAAAAATTCTTACAAGAAGAAAGGCCTTTAATAATATCTATAGCAGTAATAATACCAACAACTTTATCATCCACAATCACTCCTATTTTCACCGAATTATCAGCTACCATATCAATAATATCTATCAAAGGTGTTTGTCGAGGAATTTTACAAACAATATCTGATTCACCCTCTACCGAACAAACACGCATAACATCACCTGCAACCAGGGCAGTAATAGGATTTAATTTTTGTATGAACTCTGAAACATAACAATTAGCTGGATGTAAAATTATTTCTTGCGGCGTCCCACATTGAACAATACGCCCACCTTCCATAATCGCAATACGATTACCTAAGCGAAAAGCCTCATTAATATCATGACTCACAAAAACAATTGTCTTTTTTAACTTCCTTTGCAACGCTAGCAATTCATCTTGAAGACGCATCCTGATTAATGGATCCAAAGATGAAAATGGTTCATCCATGAGTAAAATAGGAGCGCCTGTAGCGAATGCTCGAGCGAAACCTACACGTTGTTTCATCCCTCCCGATAACATGTTAATTTTACAATTAGCCCATTTAGTCAGATTTACAATTTCAAGTTGCTCTGCAACCCTAGACTTTATTTCTTCATCAGAAATATTAAGAAACTCTAGCCCTAACTCAACATTACGAGCAACAGTTCTCCACGGTAAAAGAGCAAATTGCTGAAATACCATCGAAACAGTATGCATCCGCAATTTACGCAAAACACTTGCATCTGCAGTATATGGATTT encodes the following:
- a CDS encoding ATP-binding cassette domain-containing protein, which translates into the protein MNECAVKIQDVDIVFGDSSKKNRNRLLYSIKKNVTDYGVISAVTKANLEVKKGEILVLMGLSGAGKSTLLRSINGLAPVVRGEVLVDTVDGFVNPYTADASVLRKLRMHTVSMVFQQFALLPWRTVARNVELGLEFLNISDEEIKSRVAEQLEIVNLTKWANCKINMLSGGMKQRVGFARAFATGAPILLMDEPFSSLDPLIRMRLQDELLALQRKLKKTIVFVSHDINEAFRLGNRIAIMEGGRIVQCGTPQEIILHPANCYVSEFIQKLNPITALVAGDVMRVCSVEGESDIVCKIPRQTPLIDIIDMVADNSVKIGVIVDDKVVGIITAIDIIKGLSSCKNFF